GAGGTACATAAAGAAATCTTCAAATTCTTGAAGCGCACACCGGGCTTTACTCAAAAAGATCTGAAAACCGAATTCAAAAAGATACTCAAAAAACTAAAGGTAATACGTAATCATCCCTACGATAAACGTCCTTTCCTTTACTTAGATTTAATCTCGTGGCTAGAAAGTAGAATTGAGGGTATTACTGTAGAGCAGGTAATCAAAGAAAAGTTTTTGGGATTAAGGGAGTAAATGTGTGTGAGTTTTTGTTTTGTTCCACTGTTAAACATGTTTCTTTTTCGATTTCATAATCCTAATTTTGAGTTTAGAAATCGCTCTAACATTATCAGTATTTAAGTTTATTATTGCGAATATCATTATTACTGCACTAACTATCTGTACCGGCAATAGTATGCTCCCGTTAATTATATAATCGAAGAACACAGCCGAAATAGGAAAAAATTGTTCCATAATAGTAGCTATAATAGCTTTTACACGCTTTAAACCATAATAGTACAGCATCATTGAGCCTGAACCCGTAGTAAGAGCAATCAACATAATAACAATCCAATTCTGACTTGTTGCTTCTGCAAAGCCGTTAAAAGATGAATTAGCAGCTACAACGAAAAACATTATAAATGCAGTAAAACCATATCTAAAAAACGTTGTTGAGGCAAAATCCAGTTTATTCATTACTTTTTTACCGAAAACTGTTGAGCTACCAAACGAAAATGCAGCAAGAATGGCAAATAACGAAGCCTGAAAAGTATTATTACTCAAATCAAATACGGGAGTTTCAAATCCAAAAGTCAGGAAATAGCCCGAAACTAATGCCACAGCAGCCCAAAAAATGTAACGCTTTCGCAACCTTTCTTTTAAAAAGGTAACTGCCAGAAAAATCGCAAATATCGGTTGTAATTTCTGAAGTAATACTACTATCGAAAGAGAGTGAAAGTTTACCAGGAAAAGAGCTTTGACTATTGCCATAGTTCCTATTACACCACCAAACATTGCAATAAAAATTAATGATATAAGCTCTGATTTATCTAATGTCTTTAATAACGAATATTTCTTGTAAAGAAATAAATTCATCAATAAAAATGGAATAAGGTGAAGTATAAAAACAACAAAAGTAACATCTAAATTATATAATCTGGGAGTTAATGCGATGCCGTCAAAGCCCCACAATATAGCGGATATCCCAATTATAGTAGCTCCAAAAATTACACTCTTACTTTTGTCCATCTATCTAAAAAGTACTTTTGTACAAAGAAAAGACTATTTGCAGATATAAAAAAGCGAGCCTGTCTCAAACTTACTATTTAAATATTGGCGTTTTTTAACCTATTAATAATACCAGCCTTAAAACTTTAATCTTATTTTTGTGTTTACAAAAGTGTTATAGACAATATGAAGAGGGGAAAAATAATTAAATCTATTGGGACACCTGAACCTTTAGGAGCTACGATTATAAAAAATGGGGTGAACTTCTCCGTTTTTTCTCAAAATGCTAAATCAGTTGAATTATTATTATTTGATGATAAAGATGATATCGAGCCTACGTATACAATTGCTCTCTCTCCTGAAGAAAACAAGTCGTATTATTACTGGCATATTCATATTGAAGATATTGGTGCAGGGCAATATTATGCATATAGAATTGATGGAGAATATAATCCTTCAAAAGCATTGGCATTCGACAAATCTAAAATACTGATAGATCCCTATGCTAAAGGAATTTATGCAATGGACTACGATAGGATGAAAGCCGAAAAATACGGCGTTGACAACATAGCAAATGGGTATAAATCGGTTGTTGTAAATAGTAGTGACTATGATTGGGAAGATGATTCTCACCCTAAAACAGACTTATCGGATCTCGTAATTTACGAAATGCACATAGGTGGATTTACAAAATCTAGAAGCTCAGGTCTGGACGAAAGCATCAGGGGTACCTATGCGGGATTGATAGAAAAGATACCATATTTGAAATCTCTGGGAATAAATGCTGTTGAGCTGATGCCTGTATTTGCTTTTGATGAACAGGATGCTCCGGTAAATAAGAGTAATTACTGGGGATACTCGCCTATTAATTTCTTTGCTATACATAATACTTACAGCACAGAAAAAGAACCGATAGAAGCTATCCGTGAATTTAAGGATATGGTGAAAGCTTTGCACAAGGAGGGTATTGAAGTGATTTTGGATGTTGTTTATAACCATACTGCAGAATCAAACTACGGAGGCCCGTTATTGTGTATGAAAGGGTTCGAAAACGAAGCATACTACATTTTAGACTCTGTAGATAAAGCAAAATATTTGGACTTTACAGGTTGTGGAAACACATTT
This genomic stretch from Bacteroidota bacterium harbors:
- a CDS encoding DMT family transporter — translated: MDKSKSVIFGATIIGISAILWGFDGIALTPRLYNLDVTFVVFILHLIPFLLMNLFLYKKYSLLKTLDKSELISLIFIAMFGGVIGTMAIVKALFLVNFHSLSIVVLLQKLQPIFAIFLAVTFLKERLRKRYIFWAAVALVSGYFLTFGFETPVFDLSNNTFQASLFAILAAFSFGSSTVFGKKVMNKLDFASTTFFRYGFTAFIMFFVVAANSSFNGFAEATSQNWIVIMLIALTTGSGSMMLYYYGLKRVKAIIATIMEQFFPISAVFFDYIINGSILLPVQIVSAVIMIFAIINLNTDNVRAISKLKIRIMKSKKKHV